A region of the Planctomycetota bacterium genome:
ACCGGCGGGCCGACGATCACCGCCCACGTCTTCGCCGCGTCCAACTTCACCTGCTTAAACAGCCGCGTAATCACCCCCGTGCACCCTTTCCATTCCGGGCCGCAGCGGTCCACCGTCACGAGCGCCTGGGCGTCCGTACGTTTCGTCCACGCGTCCAGTTCGCCGCGGAAGAGCAGCAGTTTCGGTTCCCGCGCCCCCACCAGGATCGTGACGCTCCGGTAATCCTTGCGGTTGTCCAGGCAGTAGCGGATGAGGCTCCGCGTCGGCGCGAGGCCCAGCCCCCCCGCGACGAACAGCACGTCCTCGCCCTTCATCTCCTCGTACGGGAAATGATTGCCGAACGGGCCGCGGATCCCCAGCCGGTCGCCCTTGCCGAACTTCATCAGCGCCCCGGTCACCGTGCCGGCGTTGCGGACGCACAGTTCGAACACCTTGCCCTGCGTCGGGCTCGAGGAGATGCTGATCGGCGCCTCCCCCATGCCGAACACCGAAACCTCGACGAACTGTCCCGGCTCGTAGCCCAGGGGCTGGCCGTCCTCCATCTCGATCCGGAAGAACCGCTCCGTCTCGGTCATCTGCTCGGCCGAGAGGATTCGCGCCATCCGCGGGACGTACGGGCTCGGCGCCGCCGCCCCTTTTTCAATGTCGATGTCGACCTGCGTCATGCCTCAACTCCTCGATTCGGCGCCCGCCACGGAGCTGCTTCGCCGTTTTCCGGTCACTTGAGACGATGTTGTGTTGTGCCGTTGGGTTGTTCAATCCGCAATCCGAATTCCGCAATCCGCAATGGCTTCACCGGTCCCCGGCGATCTGAACGAACGTGTCCTTGATGCTGATGGCGGCGACGCAGGCCCGCTCGCACCGCCCGCACCCGACGCACCCCGCGCGCCCCGTCTGCTCCAGGATGAACTTCCCCTTGCGGTACATCCGGTGGCGGAGGCGGCTGGCCCGATGCTCCCGGAAGTTCTCCCCGCCCGCGACCTCGGCGAACGGATCCAACTGGCACGAATCGTAGCGCCGAACCCGCGTTCCGCCCCCGAGGTCCTCGGCGATCACGTCCGCCACGTCCCAGCAGTAGCACGTCGGGCACGTCGTGTTGCAACTCCCGCACGAGAAGCATCGCCGCGCGATCGCTTCCCACACCAGGCTGTCGTACGATTCGTCCAGGATCTCCGGAAGGTACTTGACGTCGAACGGCAACTTGAGGTGGAAGCCGGCTCGCTTCCGCTCCACGAACGCCTGCCGAGCCGCCAAGTCCCCCTTCTTCGCCTCGCGCATCTTCACGAGGTCCCGCAGTCGCTTCCCCAACTCCGTCTTCGTCTCGACGAACCACCCGCCTTCGATTGGCGTCAGCGCCAGGTCGTACCCCGCCTCCGGGTACAGCGACCCCATGTCCAGGCAGAACGAGGTTTCGTCGCACGGTTTCTCGCAATCCAGCATTACGACGGCGGTGTCCGCGCGGCGGGCCAGGTAATGCGGGTCCGGCACGTCCTTGCCGAACGCCGCGTCCAGCGTTGCGATCGCCGTCACATCGCACGGGTGGACGCCGAAGAGGACCTGAGGCTCGTGTTCGAGGACGGCCTCGGGTTTCGGGTCCCCGCCCAGGCGGTACGTCACCAGGGCCTCGCGCGGCGGCCAGAGAAACTTCTTCGGCCCAAGCACCGTCAGGCCGTAGTCCAGCCTCAGGTCGCCCGGCTCCGCCAGGGTCCCGGCGCGCCGGGACTTCGCCGTGGCGACGCCCGGCTCGCGGAGGATTTCCCACGCGAACTTCTCGCTCCGGTCCGAGACGCTCGTTTCCTTCAGAACCGGGCCCGCCACCCGCCGTTTCTTCGCGAGCGCCGCGACCCAACCCGCCAGATCTTCCGCTTTCAGGACTCGTGGCAACATGCGCGACCGACCTTTACGCTCGGGTTACTGGTTCAGTGCCTTGGCAATTTCGTCGAGCAAGACGTCCGGGTCCACCGGCTTTTCGAGGAAGACGTTGACCGGCAGGTATTCGGCATCCGTCTCGGGAGAGAACGCAAAGCCCGTCTTCTGCGAGATGCCCGTCAGCATCACGATCGGCACCTTGGCCGTCGCCGGGTTC
Encoded here:
- a CDS encoding FAD/NAD(P)-binding protein gives rise to the protein MTQVDIDIEKGAAAPSPYVPRMARILSAEQMTETERFFRIEMEDGQPLGYEPGQFVEVSVFGMGEAPISISSSPTQGKVFELCVRNAGTVTGALMKFGKGDRLGIRGPFGNHFPYEEMKGEDVLFVAGGLGLAPTRSLIRYCLDNRKDYRSVTILVGAREPKLLLFRGELDAWTKRTDAQALVTVDRCGPEWKGCTGVITRLFKQVKLDAAKTWAVIVGPPV
- a CDS encoding 4Fe-4S dicluster domain-containing protein, coding for MLPRVLKAEDLAGWVAALAKKRRVAGPVLKETSVSDRSEKFAWEILREPGVATAKSRRAGTLAEPGDLRLDYGLTVLGPKKFLWPPREALVTYRLGGDPKPEAVLEHEPQVLFGVHPCDVTAIATLDAAFGKDVPDPHYLARRADTAVVMLDCEKPCDETSFCLDMGSLYPEAGYDLALTPIEGGWFVETKTELGKRLRDLVKMREAKKGDLAARQAFVERKRAGFHLKLPFDVKYLPEILDESYDSLVWEAIARRCFSCGSCNTTCPTCYCWDVADVIAEDLGGGTRVRRYDSCQLDPFAEVAGGENFREHRASRLRHRMYRKGKFILEQTGRAGCVGCGRCERACVAAISIKDTFVQIAGDR